In the Chroococcidiopsis sp. SAG 2025 genome, one interval contains:
- a CDS encoding EAL domain-containing protein: protein MIAISGYEIINKIYESDRSVVYRAWRIRDRQPIILKILKAEQPSLEELIRYKQEYEITHSLNLSGVVKAYSLENFHNTVFITLEDFGGESLEILSKAKKISLKDFLEIAILIVEKLGGIHAANVVHKDISPANIVFNSATKQLKIIDFGVATVLSKETPNFGHPSILEGNLSYISPEQTGRMNRNVDYRTDFYSLGATFYQLLTHQLPFDTNDPLELIHCHLAKQPIPPHQIDPSIPLALSQIVIKLLAKTAEARYQSAWGIRADLKNCWQQLENNHTITEFELGKEDVSDKLQIPQKLYGREREIEILLDAFERGVGEKKAGEAKGESASHQLPITDYQFKPELVLVRGYAGIGKSSLVQETFKLVTQKKGYFVQGKYEQYQRHIPYFGLIKALQELVRQLLLEDSDRLAKWRDCILTACGENIGVLIDVVPDLSLLLGQHSAIATLNPTAAEHRFKLVFQKLIQVFAQAEHPLIIFLDDLQWVDRATLQLIQILVTEGKQYLFLVGAYRDNEVNVFHPLSLSLEELTKLGVTIHYISLTPLKTSHVNQLIFETLKCDREVTEPLAKLILETTHGNPFFINEFMAYLEAENLLKFERARQIWYWDLTEIQLAQATHNNLTELLVKKIQKLDDNTQQILKLAACIGSSFELSTLVGCMTKPGEVIVALLQPAIAASLIILIGSDRTAIELGISLTQILTVRYKFAHDRIQQAAYSSIPEGTKQTLHQIVGRTLLQNTPADKQEEKIFDIVNHLNFSISLLQNQTEKDELAALNLTAAKKAKESIAYESALSYASLGIKLIEEKSWQRQYELSLALFLEAAEAAYLCGKFISTENYTDIVLQQAKNLLDKVKVYEIKILAHVAQGKPLAAVNIAIYALRLLGVNLPHRASKFKILLAAIATKFILCHKHIEALINLPPMSNPHTLAAMKIMGIAGSPTYNAAPQFAPLLAFAGVNLSLKYGNTAMSAYGYASYGVMLCGVLENIDAGYQFGKLALELLEKFQAKELKARTFMVFNNFIRHWKEHVREGLPSLIEAYRSGLDTGDIEFAAYCGFIYCYHSYFVGKELTALAQEMETYLQASDRLKQETALHLLQLYRQSVANLLGTTENPCFFSGEYYDEKKMLSLLLAVNHKTALFHLYCQKLILNYLFEAYDRATKNALQAKKYIDGVIASLSLPVFNFYDSLTLISTYKSTSIWQKKRILKLVKMNQSQMQKWADSAPMNYLHKYYLVEAEIHRVLGDFVRAIDDYDRAISLAQKQAYLQEEALANELAAKFYLELGKDAIARIHLLNAKSCYLVWGATAKVKALDTKYAQLLFTLTNQSYKLTASHNINIHTSDRLLDLNTFIKAAQIISGEIVFQDLIHKIMQTAIENAGAELGFLLLVRDRKLVIEAAISVASAEQTISFPIPITSDLLPISLINYVAEHKLDVILQNTIDSYNFACDPYVQLHKPKSVLCAPILNQNQLVGIFYLENNLITGAFTSDRLETLRLLCSQAAISLKNAQLYQDLKQSEIKEREKASQLEKSLQELQIAQNHLVQVQEQLLHDAFHDPLTDLPNRAWLIERLEQAIKMHKRYPDYLYALLFIDLDRFKVVNDSLGHLVGDELIKSVASRLKLTLRASDTVARFGGDEFVILLENIRDLEEATVVADRIQARLKQPYRLLEYEVFTSASIGITFSTMNYERASDVLRDADAAMYHAKEQHKGQYQIFAPAMQARAIARLQLESDLRRAIAQQELSLHYQPIVQLSSGCLTGFEALIRWYHPQQGWIAPTEFIPVAEETGLIDSLGWWVLHQSCLQLQTWRERFHKYHSLAVNVNLSVQQLKQADAAERIEQILQTTQLPGECLKLEITESCLLETADLAPQLLERLQALGVKLCIDDFGTGYSSLSRLHDLPIDTLKIDRSFVNHLESSRHSEIVQTIVTLARSLSIDAVAEGIETQLQLEKLQQLGCDLGQGYLFSQPVDSQKAEEWLMANS, encoded by the coding sequence ATGATCGCTATTTCTGGCTATGAAATTATTAACAAAATTTACGAAAGCGATCGGTCGGTGGTTTACCGAGCGTGGCGAATCCGCGATCGTCAACCAATTATTCTGAAAATTTTAAAAGCAGAGCAACCTAGCTTAGAAGAACTGATTCGGTACAAGCAAGAATATGAGATTACCCATTCTTTAAATTTATCTGGAGTCGTAAAAGCTTACAGTTTAGAAAATTTTCACAACACTGTATTCATTACTTTAGAAGATTTTGGCGGTGAGTCTTTAGAAATTCTCAGTAAAGCTAAAAAAATTAGTCTCAAAGATTTTCTCGAAATTGCTATTCTCATAGTAGAAAAGTTAGGCGGAATTCATGCAGCAAATGTAGTTCATAAGGATATTAGTCCAGCTAATATAGTTTTTAATTCTGCCACCAAGCAACTCAAAATCATTGACTTTGGAGTTGCTACTGTTTTATCTAAAGAAACTCCTAATTTTGGTCATCCTAGTATTTTAGAAGGAAACCTGAGTTACATATCTCCAGAACAAACTGGCAGAATGAACCGCAATGTTGATTATCGAACAGATTTTTATTCTTTAGGAGCAACTTTCTATCAATTACTCACCCACCAACTACCATTTGATACTAACGATCCTTTAGAACTCATTCATTGTCACCTTGCTAAGCAGCCAATTCCGCCCCACCAAATCGATCCTAGTATCCCTCTAGCTCTTTCACAAATTGTTATAAAACTATTGGCAAAAACCGCTGAAGCACGTTATCAAAGTGCCTGGGGAATCAGGGCAGACTTAAAAAATTGTTGGCAGCAATTAGAGAATAATCATACTATTACAGAATTTGAATTAGGCAAAGAAGACGTTTCCGACAAACTACAAATCCCCCAAAAGCTTTACGGTAGAGAACGAGAGATCGAGATTTTGCTTGATGCTTTCGAGCGGGGAGTCGGAGAGAAGAAAGCTGGGGAAGCTAAGGGAGAGAGTGCTTCTCACCAATTACCAATTACCGATTACCAATTCAAACCCGAATTAGTCTTAGTCCGTGGATATGCTGGAATTGGCAAATCATCTCTCGTCCAGGAAACTTTTAAATTAGTTACTCAAAAGAAAGGATATTTTGTTCAAGGAAAATACGAGCAATATCAACGACACATTCCTTATTTTGGCTTAATTAAAGCACTGCAAGAATTAGTTCGTCAACTCTTATTAGAAGACTCAGATCGATTAGCAAAGTGGCGAGATTGCATTCTCACTGCTTGCGGAGAGAATATCGGAGTTCTGATCGATGTTGTTCCCGATTTATCATTGCTTTTAGGTCAACACTCAGCGATCGCAACTTTAAACCCAACAGCAGCAGAGCATCGGTTTAAATTAGTATTTCAAAAGTTGATTCAAGTATTTGCCCAGGCAGAACATCCACTCATAATTTTTTTAGACGATCTTCAGTGGGTAGATAGAGCTACTTTACAATTAATTCAGATTTTAGTCACAGAAGGAAAGCAATATTTATTTTTGGTTGGGGCATATCGAGACAATGAAGTTAATGTTTTTCATCCTCTCAGCTTGAGTTTAGAAGAGTTAACCAAATTGGGAGTCACAATTCATTATATCTCTTTAACACCTCTGAAGACCTCTCACGTCAATCAGTTAATTTTTGAAACTCTTAAGTGCGATCGAGAGGTGACAGAACCTTTAGCAAAACTGATTTTAGAGACAACTCACGGTAATCCATTTTTTATTAATGAGTTTATGGCTTATTTAGAAGCAGAAAACTTATTAAAATTTGAACGAGCGAGACAAATTTGGTACTGGGATTTAACAGAAATTCAACTAGCTCAAGCAACTCATAATAATCTTACCGAGCTTCTCGTTAAGAAAATTCAAAAGCTCGATGATAATACACAACAAATTTTAAAACTAGCAGCATGTATTGGTAGTTCGTTTGAGTTGTCTACTTTAGTTGGCTGTATGACAAAACCTGGTGAAGTCATAGTGGCACTTCTACAACCAGCGATCGCTGCTAGTTTAATTATCCTTATTGGCAGCGATCGCACGGCAATTGAGTTAGGTATTTCTCTAACACAAATATTAACAGTGAGATATAAATTCGCTCACGATCGCATTCAACAAGCCGCCTACTCGTCGATCCCAGAAGGTACAAAACAAACTTTACATCAAATAGTTGGTCGAACCCTACTACAAAATACTCCAGCAGACAAGCAAGAAGAAAAAATTTTCGATATTGTCAATCATCTGAATTTTAGTATCTCTTTGTTACAGAACCAAACTGAAAAAGATGAATTAGCAGCACTAAACTTAACTGCTGCCAAGAAAGCTAAAGAATCTATTGCCTATGAGTCAGCATTGAGTTATGCAAGTTTGGGTATCAAACTTATTGAGGAAAAAAGCTGGCAACGACAATACGAGCTTTCACTTGCTTTATTTTTAGAAGCAGCGGAAGCAGCCTATTTGTGTGGCAAATTTATCTCAACCGAGAATTATACAGATATCGTACTACAACAAGCAAAAAACTTATTAGATAAAGTTAAAGTCTATGAAATTAAAATTCTCGCTCATGTTGCTCAAGGAAAACCACTTGCAGCTGTCAACATAGCAATATACGCCTTGCGGCTTTTAGGAGTTAATCTACCTCATAGAGCGAGTAAATTTAAGATTTTACTAGCGGCGATCGCCACCAAATTTATCTTATGTCATAAACACATTGAGGCACTAATTAATTTGCCGCCTATGAGCAATCCCCACACATTAGCAGCTATGAAAATCATGGGAATAGCCGGTTCGCCTACCTATAATGCTGCACCGCAATTCGCTCCCTTATTGGCATTTGCTGGAGTCAATCTATCGCTAAAGTATGGCAATACAGCAATGTCTGCTTATGGTTATGCCAGTTATGGAGTGATGTTATGTGGTGTATTGGAAAATATTGATGCTGGCTATCAATTTGGTAAACTTGCTTTAGAGCTATTAGAAAAGTTTCAGGCAAAGGAATTAAAAGCTAGAACCTTCATGGTGTTTAATAATTTTATTCGACACTGGAAGGAACATGTTAGAGAAGGCTTACCATCCCTCATAGAAGCTTATCGAAGTGGACTAGATACTGGCGACATTGAATTTGCTGCCTATTGCGGGTTTATTTACTGCTACCATTCCTATTTTGTCGGCAAGGAATTGACAGCACTCGCACAAGAAATGGAAACGTATTTGCAAGCAAGCGATCGCCTCAAACAAGAGACAGCTTTGCATTTACTGCAACTCTATAGACAATCTGTCGCAAACTTGTTAGGGACAACAGAAAATCCGTGTTTTTTTAGTGGCGAGTACTATGACGAAAAAAAGATGTTGTCATTACTATTAGCAGTGAATCATAAAACTGCTTTATTTCACTTATATTGTCAGAAACTTATACTCAATTATCTATTCGAAGCATACGATCGTGCTACTAAGAATGCATTGCAAGCAAAAAAATATATTGATGGTGTCATTGCTTCTCTATCTTTACCTGTCTTTAATTTTTATGATTCTTTAACTTTAATATCCACATATAAATCTACTTCGATTTGGCAAAAAAAGCGCATTTTAAAACTTGTCAAGATGAATCAAAGCCAAATGCAAAAATGGGCGGATTCTGCACCCATGAATTATTTACATAAGTATTATTTAGTTGAAGCCGAGATTCATCGAGTTCTTGGCGATTTTGTGCGAGCAATAGATGACTACGATCGCGCCATTAGTTTAGCTCAAAAACAGGCATATTTGCAAGAAGAAGCATTAGCAAACGAACTAGCAGCCAAATTTTATTTAGAATTAGGTAAAGACGCGATTGCTCGCATTCATCTTTTAAATGCTAAATCGTGTTATTTAGTCTGGGGTGCGACAGCTAAAGTAAAGGCTTTAGATACCAAATATGCTCAATTACTGTTTACTTTAACAAATCAGTCTTATAAATTAACTGCGAGCCATAACATTAACATTCATACATCCGATCGCTTACTTGATTTAAATACATTCATTAAAGCCGCGCAAATCATTTCTGGCGAAATTGTTTTTCAGGATTTAATTCATAAGATAATGCAAACTGCAATCGAGAATGCAGGCGCGGAGTTAGGTTTTTTATTATTAGTTAGAGATCGAAAGCTAGTTATAGAAGCAGCTATATCTGTCGCGTCAGCCGAGCAGACGATCTCGTTTCCCATACCAATAACAAGCGATCTACTACCAATTTCTTTAATTAACTATGTAGCCGAGCATAAACTTGATGTCATTCTGCAAAACACTATTGATAGTTACAATTTTGCCTGCGATCCTTACGTTCAATTACATAAACCTAAATCGGTATTGTGCGCGCCTATTCTGAATCAAAATCAACTCGTAGGCATTTTCTATTTAGAAAATAATCTCATTACAGGTGCATTTACGAGCGATCGCCTAGAAACTTTACGTTTGCTATGTTCTCAAGCTGCAATTTCCTTAAAAAATGCCCAACTCTATCAAGACTTAAAGCAATCGGAAATTAAAGAGCGAGAAAAAGCCAGTCAATTAGAAAAATCGTTACAAGAACTGCAAATCGCTCAAAATCATCTCGTACAAGTACAAGAACAACTGCTGCATGATGCCTTTCACGATCCCCTCACCGATTTACCCAATCGTGCTTGGTTGATCGAGCGTTTAGAACAAGCAATCAAAATGCACAAACGCTATCCAGATTATCTTTATGCTTTACTATTTATCGACCTAGACCGTTTTAAAGTTGTGAATGATAGTTTAGGGCATTTGGTAGGAGATGAGTTAATTAAAAGTGTTGCTAGCAGATTAAAACTTACTTTACGTGCCTCAGATACAGTAGCGCGATTCGGAGGCGATGAATTTGTAATTCTACTAGAAAACATTCGCGATCTTGAAGAAGCGACTGTGGTAGCAGACAGAATTCAAGCACGCTTAAAACAACCGTATCGACTGCTGGAATATGAAGTTTTTACCAGTGCGAGTATTGGCATCACGTTCAGCACGATGAATTACGAACGAGCAAGCGATGTTCTCAGAGATGCGGATGCAGCCATGTATCATGCTAAAGAGCAACATAAAGGACAATATCAAATCTTTGCCCCCGCAATGCAAGCCCGCGCGATCGCCCGTTTGCAATTGGAAAGCGATTTACGACGGGCGATCGCCCAACAAGAACTATCTCTGCATTATCAACCGATCGTCCAACTTTCTAGCGGCTGTCTGACTGGATTTGAAGCTTTGATCCGCTGGTATCATCCCCAGCAAGGTTGGATCGCACCAACAGAATTCATTCCAGTTGCAGAAGAAACTGGATTAATCGATTCTTTGGGTTGGTGGGTATTGCATCAATCTTGTCTGCAATTACAAACTTGGCGCGAACGATTTCATAAATATCATAGCCTTGCAGTCAACGTCAATTTGTCAGTGCAACAACTCAAGCAAGCAGATGCAGCCGAACGGATCGAGCAAATTTTACAGACAACTCAACTGCCAGGAGAATGTTTGAAACTCGAAATTACCGAAAGCTGCTTGTTAGAAACAGCAGACTTAGCCCCACAGTTGCTAGAACGTCTCCAAGCTTTAGGAGTTAAACTGTGTATCGATGATTTCGGTACGGGTTATTCTTCTCTAAGTCGCCTGCACGATCTACCCATCGATACGCTGAAAATCGATCGCTCTTTTGTCAACCATCTCGAATCTAGTCGTCACAGCGAAATCGTTCAGACAATCGTTACACTAGCACGCAGTTTGAGCATAGATGCAGTAGCAGAAGGCATAGAAACCCAATTGCAGTTAGAAAAACTACAACAGCTTGGCTGCGATTTAGGGCAAGGATATTTATTTTCTCAACCTGTAGACAGCCAGAAGGCGGAAGAATGGTTAATGGCTAATAGTTAA
- a CDS encoding M42 family peptidase, with translation MSNYDRLFTTIEELVMHHSPSGVEAEINQFLLDRFSALGVEVWLDRADNIIAKIPGRDAQGAIAITAHKDEIGAIVKSVGDDGCVEVRKLGGAFPWVYGEGVVDLLGDNETISGILSFGSRHVSHESPQKVQQEDTPVRWEDAWIETMRTPEELAAAGVRAGTRMVIGKHRKRPIGLKDHIASYTLDNKASVAILLALAERIKQPAVDIYLVASAKEEVGAIGALYFTQQQRLDGLIALEICPLSSEYPIQSGEAPVILSQDGYGIYDEGLNQQLRHAAETKNVPLQLATLSGFGSDASIAMKFGHVARAACLAFPTQNTHGYEIAHLGAIANCIEILQCFCETQFVNS, from the coding sequence GTGTCTAACTACGATCGCCTATTTACCACTATCGAAGAATTAGTCATGCATCACTCTCCCAGTGGAGTCGAGGCAGAGATTAATCAATTCTTGCTCGATCGCTTCTCTGCCTTGGGGGTTGAAGTGTGGTTAGATCGTGCTGACAATATTATTGCCAAAATTCCTGGGCGAGATGCCCAAGGTGCGATCGCGATTACTGCCCATAAAGATGAAATTGGCGCAATTGTCAAGAGTGTAGGCGATGATGGGTGCGTAGAAGTTAGAAAACTAGGCGGTGCTTTCCCTTGGGTATATGGCGAAGGAGTCGTGGATCTGCTGGGAGACAACGAAACTATTAGCGGCATTCTCAGCTTTGGTTCTCGCCATGTTTCCCACGAGTCGCCCCAAAAAGTGCAGCAGGAAGATACGCCTGTAAGATGGGAAGATGCCTGGATTGAAACTATGCGTACTCCTGAAGAACTCGCGGCTGCGGGAGTTCGTGCGGGTACGCGGATGGTAATTGGCAAGCATCGCAAGCGCCCGATCGGATTAAAAGACCATATTGCCAGCTACACTTTAGATAACAAAGCTTCCGTTGCGATCTTGCTGGCTTTAGCTGAGAGAATTAAACAACCAGCAGTAGATATCTACTTGGTAGCTTCGGCAAAAGAAGAAGTGGGAGCAATTGGGGCGCTATATTTCACGCAGCAGCAACGCTTGGATGGATTAATCGCCTTAGAAATCTGTCCTCTCTCTTCAGAATATCCAATTCAGTCTGGGGAAGCACCCGTAATTTTATCTCAAGATGGTTATGGAATTTACGATGAAGGTTTGAACCAACAACTGCGTCATGCAGCAGAAACAAAGAATGTTCCCTTGCAGTTAGCAACCCTCAGCGGGTTTGGCAGCGATGCTTCGATCGCCATGAAATTCGGACACGTTGCGCGTGCTGCGTGTTTGGCATTTCCAACGCAAAATACTCATGGATATGAAATTGCTCATTTAGGAGCGATCGCTAACTGTATTGAAATTCTCCAATGTTTTTGCGAAACACAATTTGTGAATAGTTGA
- a CDS encoding SGNH/GDSL hydrolase family protein encodes MAKKKNVRIKILATGLAIGSCIVSLQAQAKTPFSQIVVFGDSLSDTGNTFQATGIPPSPPYFEGRFSNGPVWIDYLADNLGLSRDRRTNYAFGGATTGKNNTTAPLPPNTPPLPGLHQQLENFKAKHTKADRRALYVIWVGANDYLGGGVTDPFVPVNNITSAVSTLAERGARHILVVNLPDLGRIPATRNNQEIANNLNALTQFHNTGLAATLQVLNKRTNTNIVSVNVNSLFRRAIANPSEFGLTNVTDTCLTQTSVCSNPNEYLFWDNLHPTTGVHALVGELALSSLKSASTSKSSSKSSSSESSTAGLNAFVLATLGTAAGTTVSLYKNKR; translated from the coding sequence ATGGCAAAAAAAAAGAACGTTAGAATCAAAATTCTCGCTACAGGACTTGCGATCGGTTCGTGTATTGTCTCCCTACAAGCACAAGCAAAAACTCCTTTCAGTCAGATCGTCGTGTTTGGTGATAGTCTTTCTGATACGGGAAACACATTTCAAGCTACAGGCATTCCTCCCAGTCCGCCGTATTTTGAAGGACGTTTCTCTAACGGTCCAGTCTGGATAGATTATCTGGCAGACAATTTAGGTTTGAGTCGCGATCGCCGCACGAATTATGCTTTTGGTGGAGCCACTACAGGCAAGAATAACACTACTGCCCCACTACCTCCTAACACACCTCCTTTACCAGGATTGCATCAGCAGCTAGAGAATTTTAAAGCTAAGCATACCAAAGCCGATCGGAGAGCGCTTTATGTGATTTGGGTGGGAGCAAATGACTATTTAGGAGGTGGAGTCACCGATCCGTTCGTACCAGTTAACAACATTACATCAGCAGTAAGTACTCTCGCCGAGCGTGGGGCAAGACACATTTTAGTGGTAAATCTACCGGATTTGGGACGCATCCCCGCTACTAGGAATAATCAAGAAATTGCTAACAACCTGAATGCTTTGACTCAATTTCATAACACTGGCTTGGCAGCAACTTTGCAAGTCTTGAATAAGAGAACCAATACTAATATTGTCTCAGTAAACGTGAATTCTCTATTCAGACGCGCGATCGCCAATCCATCTGAGTTTGGACTGACCAACGTCACCGATACTTGCTTGACTCAAACAAGCGTATGCAGCAATCCTAACGAATATCTCTTCTGGGACAATTTGCACCCCACAACTGGAGTCCATGCGTTAGTGGGAGAATTAGCTTTATCTAGCCTCAAATCTGCATCTACTTCTAAATCATCTTCTAAATCTTCATCTTCTGAATCATCAACTGCTGGATTAAATGCATTCGTGTTGGCTACCCTCGGTACTGCGGCAGGGACTACGGTATCGCTATACAAGAACAAGAGATGA
- a CDS encoding ABC transporter ATP-binding protein gives MTSIARSSQTEVVALAAYDLWKSYRDRPVVQGVNFTLNPGEILGLLGPNGAGKTTIVRMLYGSVRPDRGFVQLGQNKIQLQGRAARAKMGIVTQEDNLDPDFTVWENLTYFAHHYRITGAAARQRAGELLALVGLEDRGSSLVDELSGGMKRRLVLARALINHPQVVFLDEPTTGLDPNARQDFWRLVLQLKQNGCGVLLTTHYMDEAQRLCDRLLLLQQGKILDRGTPAELIERTVGLEVAEIIGIPESTIQQIAQQAGTWYHPFGNSFLLGLPADPQFWQQLHIITPTPPIRRPTNLEDVFLRLTGTALA, from the coding sequence ATGACTAGCATTGCCAGATCGTCGCAAACTGAAGTTGTAGCGCTCGCAGCCTACGATTTATGGAAATCCTATCGCGATCGCCCAGTCGTGCAGGGAGTCAACTTCACCCTCAATCCAGGAGAGATTTTAGGCTTGCTCGGTCCCAACGGTGCGGGAAAAACAACAATTGTGAGAATGCTTTATGGCTCTGTCAGACCCGATCGCGGCTTTGTCCAGTTAGGACAAAATAAAATTCAGTTGCAGGGACGAGCAGCTAGAGCAAAAATGGGAATTGTCACCCAAGAAGACAATCTCGATCCTGACTTTACAGTTTGGGAAAATTTAACATATTTCGCTCACCACTATCGAATTACCGGAGCGGCAGCACGTCAACGTGCTGGAGAATTGTTGGCTTTGGTAGGATTAGAAGACCGTGGTAGTTCGTTAGTTGACGAACTTTCAGGTGGAATGAAACGGCGATTGGTGTTAGCACGCGCGTTAATTAACCACCCTCAAGTCGTATTTCTCGACGAGCCGACAACAGGACTCGACCCAAATGCACGACAAGATTTTTGGCGTTTGGTATTGCAATTGAAACAAAATGGTTGCGGAGTGCTGTTGACAACGCATTATATGGATGAAGCACAACGGCTGTGCGATCGCTTGTTGTTACTCCAGCAGGGCAAAATTCTCGATCGCGGCACGCCCGCAGAATTAATCGAACGTACAGTAGGTTTAGAAGTAGCGGAAATTATCGGGATTCCTGAATCTACGATTCAACAGATTGCCCAACAAGCAGGTACTTGGTATCACCCATTTGGCAATAGCTTTTTGCTTGGGCTACCAGCAGATCCCCAATTTTGGCAGCAACTCCATATCATAACTCCAACTCCGCCCATTCGTCGTCCTACTAATCTCGAAGATGTTTTCTTACGACTGACAGGAACAGCACTGGCATGA
- a CDS encoding ABC transporter permease, with amino-acid sequence MKRISVTAWGVYSVWHRHAKVYQKTWLVNSLPPLSEPLIYLIAFGYGLTPLIGDVTYQGQTVSYLQFIAPGMIAVGVLFQSFFEGSFGSFIRLSYQKTWQALLTAPLSFTEVFLGDWLWATTKGSIAGILTGLVAMSLGLYSGWHLLGSLPLIILGSMLFGALGLFTAGTVRTVDQINVPIFLFVVPMFTLCGTYFPRNTLPPVLGYIANILPLSALVDLLRWSLGLPQFWYLQVVWLLLWLSVSTVLAWRQIYPQLIQ; translated from the coding sequence ATGAAACGGATTTCAGTTACGGCTTGGGGCGTGTATTCAGTTTGGCATCGTCATGCCAAGGTGTATCAAAAAACTTGGTTAGTTAACAGTTTGCCACCATTATCCGAGCCTTTGATCTATTTAATTGCATTCGGCTACGGTTTAACCCCTCTGATTGGCGATGTAACTTATCAAGGGCAAACCGTTAGCTACTTACAATTTATTGCTCCCGGCATGATTGCAGTAGGAGTACTCTTTCAATCTTTTTTTGAAGGTTCTTTCGGTAGTTTCATCCGTTTGAGTTACCAAAAAACATGGCAAGCACTACTCACCGCACCCCTAAGTTTTACTGAAGTCTTCTTGGGCGATTGGTTGTGGGCAACGACGAAAGGCTCGATTGCAGGAATACTGACCGGTCTAGTTGCAATGAGTTTAGGGCTATACTCGGGTTGGCATTTGCTGGGATCTCTACCTTTAATTATCTTGGGTAGTATGCTATTTGGTGCGCTAGGGTTGTTTACTGCGGGTACGGTGCGGACTGTAGATCAAATTAACGTGCCGATCTTCTTATTTGTCGTTCCCATGTTTACTCTGTGTGGCACTTATTTCCCACGCAATACCCTACCACCAGTGTTGGGTTATATTGCTAATATCTTACCCTTATCAGCACTAGTTGACCTGCTGCGTTGGTCGCTGGGCTTGCCTCAATTCTGGTATTTACAGGTTGTGTGGTTGCTATTGTGGTTGAGCGTTTCTACTGTATTGGCTTGGCGACAGATTTATCCGCAGTTAATTCAATAG